In Pyxidicoccus xibeiensis, the following proteins share a genomic window:
- a CDS encoding DUSAM domain-containing protein, producing MTDEERLAWRRVEELGERVLERGASLELDDETRDILSGGAHLMAISPADIEDALRGVATATTLLRELRRRIREGSQRLGKATSQAESLRDQGDFEDARKVLEDALTVEVVLHYREQLEIQLEYLATFEAICLTGHVEEDFHPWGQLRALALRARRGKPLVRRDDLRDFLLRTAPSVAINETEATEALQTVEGTEALLAKMLERIDDGKRRISQALYRMMLRQEAGDLEGARQQLREVLAVEVVPRYRHMAEENLANLDEPPKQ from the coding sequence ATGACAGACGAGGAACGGCTTGCCTGGCGACGCGTCGAGGAACTGGGCGAGAGGGTGTTGGAGCGGGGCGCGTCGCTAGAACTGGACGACGAGACCCGCGACATCCTGAGCGGGGGCGCCCATCTGATGGCCATCAGCCCCGCGGACATCGAGGATGCCCTGCGTGGCGTCGCGACGGCCACCACCCTCCTGCGGGAGCTCAGGCGGCGCATCCGGGAAGGTTCCCAGCGGCTGGGGAAGGCGACTTCCCAGGCGGAGTCCCTGCGAGACCAGGGGGATTTCGAGGATGCGCGAAAGGTGCTGGAGGACGCGCTCACGGTCGAGGTCGTTCTCCACTACCGCGAGCAGCTCGAAATCCAGCTCGAGTATCTGGCGACCTTCGAGGCCATCTGCCTGACCGGGCACGTTGAAGAGGACTTCCACCCGTGGGGGCAGCTTCGCGCCCTGGCGCTCCGGGCTCGACGGGGGAAACCTCTGGTGCGCCGCGACGACCTGCGCGACTTCCTGCTGCGAACAGCCCCCTCCGTGGCCATCAACGAGACCGAAGCGACCGAGGCCCTTCAGACCGTGGAGGGCACCGAGGCGCTCCTGGCGAAGATGCTGGAGCGCATTGATGACGGAAAGCGGCGCATCTCCCAGGCACTCTACCGGATGATGCTCCGCCAGGAGGCCGGCGACCTCGAAGGGGCACGCCAGCAACTGCGCGAGGTGCTGGCGGTGGAGGTCGTGCCACGGTACCGCCACATGGCCGAGGAGAACCTGGCGAACCTCGACGAACCGCCCAAGCAGTAG
- a CDS encoding dimethylsulfonioproprionate lyase family protein: MTGRHVTMNHLDDILPEWALGTLDAATAEVAERHLTECARCRAEALRWVPAREGLTALVAPVEPPPQVLSRLMEQVEGPGRLARFADRVAAFFDLTRERALEVLAAVSDPAAWMPGPVEGSELMPVEAGPAREGMLAGILRLHPGVRYPTHTHHGREWNLVLEGGFREDDGHEVWPGEELEKTESSAHGFTALDGPACLCASVLEGMASFEEELAAPE; the protein is encoded by the coding sequence GTGACGGGACGGCATGTGACGATGAACCACCTGGACGACATCCTGCCGGAGTGGGCGCTGGGCACCCTGGATGCCGCCACCGCCGAGGTGGCCGAGCGGCACCTGACGGAGTGCGCCCGCTGCCGTGCCGAGGCGCTCCGGTGGGTTCCCGCCCGGGAGGGGCTGACGGCGCTGGTGGCGCCGGTGGAGCCCCCGCCCCAGGTGCTGTCCCGGCTGATGGAGCAGGTGGAGGGGCCGGGGCGGCTGGCCCGGTTCGCGGACCGGGTGGCGGCCTTCTTCGACCTGACGCGGGAGCGGGCGCTGGAGGTGCTGGCGGCCGTGAGCGACCCGGCGGCGTGGATGCCGGGACCGGTGGAGGGCTCCGAGCTGATGCCGGTGGAGGCGGGACCGGCGCGCGAGGGAATGCTGGCCGGCATCCTCCGCCTCCACCCGGGCGTGCGCTACCCCACGCACACCCACCACGGCCGCGAGTGGAACCTGGTGCTGGAGGGCGGCTTCCGCGAGGACGACGGCCACGAGGTGTGGCCGGGCGAGGAGCTGGAGAAGACTGAGAGCAGCGCGCACGGCTTCACCGCGCTGGACGGGCCGGCCTGCCTCTGCGCCTCCGTGCTGGAGGGCATGGCGAGCTTCGAGGAGGAGCTCGCCGCGCCCGAGTGA
- a CDS encoding 2,3,4,5-tetrahydropyridine-2,6-dicarboxylate N-succinyltransferase produces the protein MSPIDELSQRVSAAFADRTKLKDPAHVAAVRETLARLDSGELRVAEKGPGGWKVNAWVKEAILLFFAVSEMQVMEVGPFEFYDKVPLKKGLEAAGVRVVPPGTVRYGAFVERGAVVMPGYVNIGARVGAGTMVDTWATVGSCAQVGKHVHLSGGVGLGGVLEPPTASPVIIEDGAFLGSRCIVVEGVVVEEEAVLGANVVLTASTQIIDVTGPEEKIYKGRVPARSVVIPGMREKQFPAGKFMVPCALIIGQRTQSTDQKTSLNAALRDFAVPV, from the coding sequence ATGTCCCCTATCGACGAGCTGTCCCAGAGGGTGTCCGCCGCGTTCGCGGACCGGACGAAGCTGAAGGACCCGGCCCATGTGGCCGCCGTGCGCGAGACGCTGGCGCGGCTGGACTCGGGCGAGCTGCGCGTGGCGGAGAAGGGCCCGGGCGGGTGGAAGGTGAACGCCTGGGTGAAGGAGGCCATCCTCCTGTTCTTCGCGGTGTCGGAGATGCAGGTGATGGAGGTGGGCCCCTTCGAGTTCTACGACAAGGTGCCGCTGAAGAAGGGGCTGGAGGCGGCGGGCGTGCGGGTGGTGCCCCCGGGCACGGTGCGCTACGGCGCCTTCGTGGAGCGCGGCGCGGTGGTGATGCCGGGCTACGTGAATATCGGCGCGCGCGTGGGCGCGGGCACCATGGTGGACACGTGGGCCACCGTGGGCAGCTGCGCGCAGGTGGGCAAGCACGTGCACCTGTCCGGCGGCGTGGGCCTGGGCGGGGTGCTGGAGCCGCCCACCGCGTCCCCGGTCATCATCGAGGACGGGGCCTTCCTGGGCAGCCGGTGCATCGTCGTGGAGGGCGTGGTGGTGGAGGAGGAGGCGGTGCTGGGCGCCAACGTGGTGCTCACCGCGTCCACGCAAATCATCGACGTCACCGGCCCCGAGGAGAAAATCTACAAGGGCCGGGTGCCCGCGCGCAGCGTGGTGATTCCGGGCATGCGGGAGAAGCAGTTCCCCGCCGGGAAGTTCATGGTGCCGTGTGCGCTCATCATCGGCCAGCGCACACAGTCCACGGACCAGAAGACGAGCCTCAACGCCGCCCTGCGGGACTTCGCGGTGCCGGTGTAG
- a CDS encoding carbohydrate-binding domain-containing protein, whose protein sequence is MRAHPLRPWRHALAVLALSTAGCSGQVSFGSGDPNSGPPTVQPDGTLDCDLDSVPGAVTMRSIAEDFAREVHPAMVRETSGCISCHATTSGRLFKVSYEGVETFYAARAAGFMSPQSGSLLSRLVTLDEAARMPRGQPSWSAQEIAAVASLTCQLAAVEAREPAARADEEFPPALLEPYSGPEVATYDNPFLGFDQLKGKVKAVFNDPWVRGGVDRFAQNVGLFGGVDYKDHFVEARVATADFFLGLDDLARDVCLTAATNKSGPFTGLDLAQPLVDVPAPSTKQYEMEGAARTDTTAPAGTQILASTGARSGTTGWNLYTTGSLTTAQPYPFPASATYRFTVKAKGDPCGPELPHLQLKVDGVVVKEWDVSNGTAYADFVHTQAVTGGNHVLSVHFTNDYGETGVCDRNMHVDALQVYGPTEASTGTQRVDAAKAKVDTLYRRMLYRAATAQERTDGYALVRDLNDFEPNANKAWSGLCEGLMRAPDFLFTLPPSYEGLSGKERDRLLLVKLAQDLLGRPPTAAEFTALESGTKSWETLVDDYLASPDFRTYYYQRMRVRTESEGTPDTDEPARLWTHLVLEGKPLQELLTGDYSVDTSFRQVVRPPEHGKTGVLTMKGFIKNKPGLPHYNYAARVMTDFLGAMYEVPSEVFDMRGAATAASTVDPSSICFSCHQTLTPLAHQRLKWDDEGNYRTTDQDGKPLDDSDRNLVAPYAFKGTGMEAFATQAVKKESFVRRTLNAQYALFFGREMRHAQDERVIYKRLWDASQQSNGNLKAVLKTVATSPEYLRR, encoded by the coding sequence ATGCGCGCACACCCCCTGCGCCCGTGGCGCCACGCCCTGGCTGTCCTTGCGCTGTCCACCGCCGGTTGCTCCGGCCAGGTGTCGTTCGGCTCCGGCGACCCCAACTCCGGCCCGCCGACAGTGCAGCCGGATGGGACGCTGGACTGTGACCTGGACAGCGTGCCGGGCGCCGTGACGATGCGCTCCATCGCCGAGGACTTCGCGCGCGAGGTCCACCCCGCGATGGTGCGCGAGACGTCCGGCTGCATCTCCTGCCACGCCACCACCAGCGGCCGCCTCTTCAAGGTGAGCTACGAGGGCGTGGAGACCTTCTACGCCGCGCGCGCCGCGGGCTTCATGAGCCCGCAGTCCGGCTCGCTGCTGTCGCGGCTGGTGACGCTGGACGAGGCGGCCCGCATGCCGCGGGGCCAGCCGTCATGGAGCGCGCAGGAGATTGCCGCCGTGGCCAGCCTCACCTGCCAGCTGGCGGCGGTGGAGGCGCGCGAGCCCGCGGCCCGGGCGGACGAGGAGTTCCCTCCCGCGCTGCTCGAGCCCTACAGCGGCCCCGAGGTGGCGACGTACGACAACCCCTTCCTCGGCTTCGACCAGCTCAAGGGGAAGGTGAAGGCCGTCTTCAACGACCCGTGGGTGCGCGGCGGCGTGGACCGCTTCGCGCAGAACGTGGGCCTGTTCGGCGGCGTGGACTACAAGGACCACTTCGTCGAGGCGCGCGTGGCCACCGCGGACTTCTTCCTGGGCCTGGACGACCTGGCGCGCGACGTGTGCCTCACCGCGGCCACCAACAAGTCGGGCCCCTTCACCGGGCTGGACCTGGCGCAGCCCCTGGTGGACGTGCCCGCGCCCAGCACGAAGCAGTACGAGATGGAGGGCGCCGCGCGCACGGACACCACCGCGCCGGCGGGCACGCAGATTCTCGCCAGCACCGGCGCGCGCTCGGGCACCACCGGGTGGAACCTCTACACCACCGGCAGCCTCACCACCGCCCAGCCCTACCCCTTCCCCGCCAGCGCCACGTACCGCTTCACGGTGAAGGCCAAGGGCGACCCGTGCGGCCCCGAGCTTCCACACCTGCAGCTCAAGGTGGACGGCGTCGTCGTCAAGGAGTGGGACGTGTCCAACGGCACGGCCTACGCGGACTTCGTCCACACCCAGGCGGTGACGGGCGGCAACCACGTGCTCTCCGTGCACTTCACCAACGACTACGGTGAGACGGGCGTCTGTGACAGGAACATGCACGTGGACGCGCTCCAGGTGTACGGCCCCACGGAGGCCTCCACCGGCACGCAACGCGTGGACGCGGCGAAGGCGAAGGTGGACACCCTGTACCGCCGCATGCTGTACCGCGCCGCCACCGCGCAGGAGCGCACCGACGGCTACGCGCTGGTGAGGGACCTGAACGACTTCGAGCCCAACGCCAACAAGGCGTGGAGCGGCCTGTGCGAGGGGCTGATGCGCGCCCCGGACTTCCTCTTCACCCTGCCCCCCTCGTACGAGGGGCTGAGCGGCAAGGAGCGAGACCGACTGCTGCTGGTGAAGCTGGCGCAGGACCTGCTGGGCCGGCCGCCCACGGCCGCGGAGTTCACCGCGCTGGAGAGCGGGACGAAGTCGTGGGAGACGCTGGTGGACGACTACCTCGCGTCCCCGGACTTTCGCACCTACTACTACCAGCGGATGCGGGTGCGGACGGAGAGCGAGGGCACGCCCGACACGGACGAGCCCGCGCGGCTGTGGACGCACCTGGTGCTGGAGGGCAAGCCGCTGCAGGAGCTGCTCACCGGCGACTACTCGGTGGACACGTCCTTCCGGCAGGTGGTGCGCCCGCCCGAGCACGGGAAGACGGGCGTGCTCACCATGAAGGGCTTCATCAAGAACAAGCCCGGCCTGCCGCACTACAACTACGCGGCGCGTGTGATGACGGACTTCCTGGGCGCCATGTACGAGGTGCCCTCGGAGGTCTTCGACATGCGCGGCGCGGCCACGGCCGCCTCCACGGTGGACCCGTCCAGCATCTGCTTCTCCTGCCACCAGACGCTGACGCCGCTGGCCCACCAGCGCCTCAAGTGGGACGACGAGGGCAACTACCGCACGACGGACCAGGACGGGAAGCCGCTGGACGACAGCGACCGCAACCTGGTGGCCCCGTACGCCTTCAAGGGCACGGGCATGGAGGCCTTCGCCACGCAGGCGGTGAAGAAGGAGTCCTTCGTGCGCCGCACGCTGAATGCCCAGTACGCCCTCTTCTTCGGCCGGGAGATGCGCCACGCCCAGGACGAGCGCGTCATCTACAAGCGCCTGTGGGACGCCTCCCAGCAGAGCAACGGCAACCTCAAGGCCGTGCTCAAGACGGTCGCCACCTCTCCCGAGTACCTGCGCCGCTGA